One Dehalococcoidia bacterium DNA segment encodes these proteins:
- a CDS encoding 3-deoxy-7-phosphoheptulonate synthase, which translates to MYRQTDDLRIEKLKPLIPPAILIEEFPVTPEASITVAEARDAIERILRGEDDRLLVVVGPCSIHDVSAAREYANRLKGVADELAEELLIVMRVYFEKPRTTVGWKGLINDPHLDGSFNINHGLRLARGLLLDLAKMGMPVGTEFLDTITPQFIADLVAWGAIGARTTESQVHRELASGLSMPVGFKNGTGGSIQLAVDAVRAASLPHHFLSVTKQGVAAIVATRGNDACHIILRGSTRGPNYHREDVAAAVALLERSGLPPRIMIDCSHGNSGKDPSRQPAVAADVAGQIAEGNRAIIGVMLESHLVGGRQDVDLGKPLVYGQSITDACLGWGDTVPVLKDLARAVRARRAARATMAEALAAG; encoded by the coding sequence ATGTACCGCCAGACCGATGATTTACGCATCGAGAAGCTGAAACCGCTCATTCCGCCGGCGATCTTGATCGAAGAGTTTCCGGTGACGCCGGAAGCCTCCATCACCGTCGCAGAAGCGCGCGACGCGATCGAACGGATCCTGCGCGGCGAGGATGACCGGCTGCTGGTTGTTGTCGGCCCCTGCTCGATTCATGACGTCTCTGCCGCGCGCGAATATGCCAACCGGCTGAAAGGCGTCGCCGACGAGCTCGCCGAGGAACTGCTGATCGTCATGCGGGTGTATTTCGAAAAGCCTCGCACGACCGTCGGCTGGAAAGGGCTGATCAACGACCCGCATCTCGACGGCAGTTTCAATATCAATCACGGCCTCCGCCTTGCCCGCGGCCTCCTCCTCGACCTTGCCAAGATGGGGATGCCCGTGGGCACCGAATTCCTCGACACCATCACCCCCCAGTTCATCGCCGACCTTGTTGCCTGGGGCGCGATCGGCGCGCGAACGACCGAAAGTCAGGTGCACCGCGAACTCGCCTCCGGGCTCTCAATGCCGGTCGGCTTTAAGAACGGCACAGGCGGCAGCATTCAGCTGGCGGTCGATGCTGTGCGCGCCGCCTCCCTGCCGCACCACTTCCTCTCGGTTACGAAGCAAGGGGTGGCGGCGATTGTCGCGACGCGCGGCAACGATGCGTGCCACATCATCCTGCGCGGCAGCACGCGCGGCCCCAATTACCATCGGGAAGATGTTGCAGCCGCGGTCGCCCTCCTCGAGCGGAGCGGGCTGCCGCCCCGGATCATGATCGACTGCTCCCACGGCAACAGCGGCAAAGACCCCTCGCGCCAGCCTGCCGTCGCCGCCGATGTTGCCGGCCAGATCGCCGAAGGCAATCGGGCGATCATTGGGGTGATGCTGGAGAGCCACCTCGTTGGCGGCCGCCAAGACGTCGACCTCGGAAAGCCGCTCGTCTACGGCCAGAGCATTACCGATGCCTGTCTCGGCTGGGGGGATACCGTGCCGGTGCTGAAAGACCTCGCGCGAGCGGTTCGGGCACGACGGGCTGCGCGGGCAACCATGGCGGAAGCGCTGGCTGCCGGCTGA